Proteins encoded together in one Vigna angularis cultivar LongXiaoDou No.4 chromosome 5, ASM1680809v1, whole genome shotgun sequence window:
- the LOC108340604 gene encoding structural maintenance of chromosomes protein 2-1, with amino-acid sequence MHIKEVCLEGFKSYATRTVVSGFDPFFNAITGLNGSGKSNILDSICFVLGITNLQQVRASNLQELVYKQGQAGITKATVSIVFDNSDRSRSPLGYEGHPEITVTRQIVVGGRNKYLINGKLAQPSQVQNLFHSVQLNVNNPHFLIMQGRITKVLNMKPPEILSMLEEAAGTRMYETKKEAALKTLEKKQSKVDEINNLLDQEILPALEKLRKEKTQYMQWANGNAELDRLRRFCVAYDYVQAERIKDNAASEVEGVKGKIAEIDDAVKTNQVEIKEMEAKIAQLSAEKEASMGGEMKSLSEKVDALSQNLVRETSVLNNKEDSLRSEEANKANIVKNIEELKQSVDEKASAVKKAEEGASGLKNKVEELTNSLEEHEKEYQGVLAGKSSGNEEKCLEDQLRDAKVAVGNAETELKQLKAKISHCEKELKEKTNQLKSKREEANAVVKELNSRQKDVENIRTGLESLSYKEGEMEDLQKERTTEMDCVQKWKDEIRNLSAYLANVEFTYRDPVMNFDRSKVKGVVAKLIKVKDRSTMTALEVTAGGKLYNVVVDTEKTGKQLLQNGNLRRRVTIIPLNKIQSHPVPSRVQQAAVRLVGKGNAEVALSLVGYEEELKSAMEYVFGSTFVCKTIDAAKEVAFNRDIYTTSVTLEGDIFQPRGLLTGGSRKGSGDLLGRLHALAEAESKLSVHQRRLSEIEAKISKLLPLQKKFIDLKAQLELKSYDLTLFQSRAEQNEHHKLGELVKKIEQELNEAKSTIMDKQLLYEDCVKTVSSLENSIKDHDINRESRLKGLEKKIKSIKSQMQSSLKDLKRHDSEKERLVMEMEAVIQEQASLENQLASLGALISNLTSDVEQQKFKVVAARDNLDQVQSELKSVSLKMKERDKEISAIIKEQEKLEHKITESNLERKKMENEVKRMEMEQKDCSVRVDKLIEKHAWIASEKQLFGRSGTDYDFSSCDPSKSREQLEKLQAEQSGLEKRVNKKVMAMFEKAEDEYNDLMSKKYIIENDKSKIKKVIEELDEKKKETLNVTWIKVNKDFGSIFSTLLPGTMAKLEPPEGCSFLDGLEVRVAFGSVWKQSLSELSGGQRSLLALSLILALLLFKPAPLYILDEVDAALDLSHTQNIGRMIKAHFPHSQFIVVSLKEGMFNNANVLFRTKFVDGVSTVQRTVASKQSK; translated from the exons ATGCACATCAAGGAGGTTTGCTTGGAAGGGTTCAAGTCATACGCTACGCGCACCGTTGTTTCGGGCTTCGACCCCTTCTTCAACGCCATCACTGGCTTGAACGGTTCAGGCAAATCGAACATTCTCGATTCCATCTGCTTCGTTCTTGGCATCACCAATTTGCAGCAGGTTAGGGCTTCCAACCTCCAGGAACTCGTCTACAAGCAGGGTCAGGCCGGAATCACCAAAGCAACCGTCTCCATCGTCTTCGACAACTCCGACCGGTCGCGAAGCCCTCTCGGTTACGAAGGCCATCCCGAGATCACAGTAACAAGACAG ATTGTGGTAGGGGGAAGGAACAAATATTTGATCAATGGGAAGCTTGCACAGCCTAGTCAAGTTCAGAACCTTTTTCATTCAGTGCAGCTAAATGTTAATAATCCACATTTCCTTATAATGCAAGGGCGGATCACTAAGGTTTTAAATATGAAACCGCCAGAGATATTGTCCATGCTTGAGGAAGCTGCGGGGACGAGAATGTACGAGACAAAGAAAGAGGCTGCTTTAAAAACACTTGAGAAGAAGCAGAGCAAGGTTGACGAGATTAACAATCTTCTTGATCAGGAAATACTGCCTGCTCTGGAGAAGTTAAGGAAAGAAAAGACACAGTACATGCAATGGGCTAATGGAAATGCTGAGTTAGATAGGCTGAGAAGGTTCTGTGTTGCTTATGATTATGTTCAAGCGGAGAGGATTAAAGACAATGCTGCTTCGGAGGTGGAGGGAGTGAAAGGCAAGATAGCTGAGATTGATGATGCTGTTAAGACAAATCAGGTGGAAATAAAGGAAATGGAGGCCAAAATAGCTCAGTTGTCTGCTGAAAAGGAAGCTAGCATGGGTGGAGAAATGAAATCTCTCTCAGAGAAGGTAGATGCGCTTTCACAGAATCTTGTGAGGGAAACGTCTGTATTAAATAACAAAGAAGACTCTTTGAGGAGTGAAGAAGCCAACAAAGCAAAT ATTGTTAAAAACATTGAAGAGCTGAAGCAATCTGTAGACGAGAAGGCGTCTGCTGTTAAAAAGGCTGAAGAGGGGGCATCAGGTCTGAAAAATAAAGTTGAGGAGCTTACAAATAGTCTAGAGGAGCATGAAAAAGAATACCAG GGTGTTTTAGCCGGCAAAAGCAGTGGTAATGAGGAGAAGTGCTTGGAGGATCAACTAAGGGATGCAAAGGTAGCAGTCGGGAATGCTGAGACAGAATTGAAACAACTGAAAGCCAAGATTAGCCATTGTGAAAAGGAACTGaaggaaaaaacaaatcaattaaAGTCAAAACGTGAAGAAGCTAATGCTGTCGTAAAAGAGCTCAACTCCAGACAAAAAGATGTGGAGAATATAAGAACTGGGTTGGAATCTCTCTCATATAAAGAGGGTGAGATGGAGGATTTACAAAAG GAGCGTACGACTGAGATGGACTGTGTGCAAAAGTGGAAGGATGAGATACGCAATCTTTCAGCTTACCTGGCTAATGTTGAATTTACTTACCGTGATCCTGTCATGAACTTTGATAGGTCAAAGGTGAAAGGTGTTGTTGCAAAACTCATCAAAGTAAAGGATAGGTCCACAATGACTGCCCTAGAG GTCACAGCTGGTGGGAAGTTGTATAATGTTGTTGTTGACACAGAAAAAACTGGGAAGCAGCTACTACAAAATGGAAATCTTAGAAGAAGAGTGACAATTATACCTCTGAACAAAATACAATCCCATCCCGTTCCCTCAAGAGTTCAACAAGCTGCTGTTAGACTG GTGGGGAAGGGGAATGCTGAAGTGGCCCTTTCTTTGGTTGGTTATGAAGAAGAATTAAAG AGTGCAATGGAATATGTATTTGGTTCAACCTTTGTTTGCAAAACCATTGATGCTGCAAAGGAG GTTGCATTTAATAGGGACATTTACACAACAAGTGTCACTCTTGAAGGAGATATATTTCAACCAAGGGGTCTTCTGACTGGTGGGAGCAGGAA GGGAAGTGGTGATCTTTTGGGACGACTTCATGCTTTGGCTGAGGCCGAGTCAAAACTTTCAGTGCATCAAAGAAGGTTGTCAGAGATCGAGGCAAAG ATCTCAAAGCTTCTTCCGCTTCAGAAAAAGTTTATAGATCTCAAAGCACAATTAGAACTGAAGTCGTACGACCTTACATTGTTTCAGAGCAGAGCTGAGCAAAATGAGCATCATAag CTTGGAGAATTAGTGAAGAAGATTGAGCAAGAGCTAAATGAAGCAAAATCGACAATCATGGACAAGCAACTTTTGTATGAGGACTGCGTCAAAACTGTTTCATCTCTTGAGAATTCAATAAAAGACCATGACATAAACAGAGAAAGTAGACTAAAAGGATtggagaaaaagataaaatctataaaatctcaAATGCAGTCATCTTTAAAAGATCTGAAg AGGCATGATAGTGAAAAGGAGAGACTTGTAATGGAAATGGAAGCTGTTATCCAGGAGCAAGCATCCCTGGAGAATCAGTTAGCATCATTGGGAGCGCTGATAAGCAATCTTACCTCCGATGTAGAGCAGCAAAAATTCAAA GTTGTTGCTGCACGGGATAACCTGGATCAAGTTCAATCAGAGCTGAAATCAGTTAGCCTGAAAATGAAAGAACGTGATAAGGAAATCAGTGCTATCATTAAAGAGCAAGAAAAACTTGAACATAAAATTACTGAGAGTAATCTagaaaggaagaagatggaAAATGAG GTAAAACGAATGGAGATGGAACAGAAAGATTGCTCTGTCAGAGTAGATAAATTAATTGAGAAGCATGCTTGGATTGCTTCTGAAAAACAATTGTTTGGTAGAAGTGGGACAGattatgatttttcttcctgTGATCCAAGTAAATCAAGGGAACAGCTTGAGAAGCTTCAGGCTGAGCAATCTGG ACTTGAGAAAAGGGTGAATAAGAAAGTGATGGCAATGTTTGAGAAGGCAGAGGACGAGTACAATGATTTgatgtcaaaaaaatatataattgag AATGACAAGTCCAAAATCAAGAAGGTGATTGAAGAGCTAgatgagaagaagaaggagacacTAAATGTTACCTGGATCAAAGTAAATAA GGACTTTGGGTCTATCTTTTCTACACTATTACCGGGAACAATGGCTAAACTAGAACCTCCAGAAGGATGCAGCTTCCTTGACGGTCTTGAGGTTCGTGTTGCATTTGGAAGTGTGTGGAAGCAGTCGTTGTCTGAATTAAGTGGAGGTCAGCGATCGCTGCTTGCACTTTCTCTGATTCTGGCACTGCTTCTGTTCAAACCCGCTCCACTTTACATCCTTGACGag GTTGATGCAGCTCTTGATTTGAGCCACACACAAAACATAGGGAGAATGATAAAGGCTCATTTTCCACACTCTCAG TTTATTGTGGTTTCCTTGAAGGAAGGCATGTTCAATAACGCAAATGTTCTTTTCCGGACAAAATTTGTAGATGGTGTTTCAACTGTTCAGCGAACAGTTGCTTCTAAACAAAGCAAATGA